Below is a window of Planctomycetota bacterium DNA.
ACGTCCGTGCTCTTGTCGACGAAGCCCATCGCGCCATCACCTGCGAGGAAGAGCGTCTGGGACCAAGGCGTGAAGACGACGAGGTCACTCACGCCGTCGCTGTTGAAATCGGTCACGAGGATCTTGTCGGCCTCAAGCTGTTCGATCGCGGGCGACTCGGCGTATTCGAACGTGCCGTCGCCGAGGTTCTCGAACAGGATGTGCCGCGGGCCGGTCTCGTTAGCTGCGGGTTTGGCGTTGATTTGCAGGAGGTCGAGATCGCCGTCGTTGTCGGCGTCGAGCCAGCGGACCGAGCGGCCTCGCGAACCCATGCCGGCGATGCCGACCTCGTTGGTGACGTTGGTGAAGGTGCCGCCGTCGTTGCGGAGCAGGCGCGGCGGTTTCGGGTTGGTGCCGTTGCCGCCGCCTAGCGAGACGAGCAGGTCGACGTCACCGTCGCGGTCGTAGTCGCCAGCGGCCAGGCCGTGGACGTCTTCGCGATAGAAGACGTTTGGCTGCTTGACGTAATCACCGTCCAGCGTCGACGCGAAGTACTGGATGGGCGTTTGATCATGATTGCCCAGCATGAAGTCGTAGAAGCCGTCGCCGTTGAAATCAGCGACGCAAGGCCCGCCGTATTTGGGCTGCGGGTACGACACCAGGCCTCGCACGGAGGACATGTTCATGAACTGCGGCCCGGACTCGGCCGTCGGGTGGGCGTTGACCATCGGGACGGTTGCGAAACCGATCGCGATGGCTGCCGACAAGATCCTCTTCCGCTGATGCTGTGACATGGCTGACGGTCTCGTGGTGTGGGTTGGTTCGCTGGTACGTGCCGTGAGTCGGAGTTCTCGGCGTGCAGAGTTTACACGAGCTTTCCAAGGAAAGCCCGTCAAAAAAGGCGGCCCGCGTGCGAAAACGCAGGTCGTCAGGAGGAGGTTTTCTCCCAATATGCAGGCTGGTAACGACGTGTCGGCGTCCGCGTTTCGAAGACACGATTCATCTCCGCCGGGAGCCCCGCCGCGGCCAAGGCGTCTCGCTGGGCGGCCGTCAGGGGGAACATGATCGGCATTTCCTCCGCGTAACGCGGCCACAGTCGCTCCAGCGTCTCCTGCTGCGCCATCACCAGATCGTGGGCTTCGACCCGAACGCCGTGTGTGAGGCACGCGAAATCGAGCACGTGCCGCTCCATCTCAGCCACACGCGACGCCTGCTCCGGCTGATCAGCCAGGTTTTCCAGGCAGAATGGGTCGGATTCGAGATCGAAGAGCTGCCGCTGCGAGGTGAACGGGTAGCACGCGTAGCGGTAGCGCTGGTCCTCGACGAGCTTGAAGGCGTTGCAGAACTCGCTGAAGTTGATCGACCGCCGTCGTTCTGATTTGCCTGAAGCGAGATCGACAAGGCTCTCGGCCATGCCGATGCCGCGTTCGTCGCCGCCGATATCGATCGCGGTACCCGGGATGTCGATGACGTTCACGAGTGTGTCGGTACGAACACCCGACTCGACCGTGTTTTGATTGGCAAGGATCATCGGCACTTCGAGCTGGGCCGAGTATGGAAACGGCCCCTTCTCGACGAGGTCCAGATCGCCCAACATGTCGCCGTGATCGGCGGCGAAGAGGATCGTCGTGTGCTCCAGCCGACCCGACGTCTCCAGCGCGTCGAGGATGCGACCGATCTGCCGATCGATGAAGACGATGCTCTCGGCGTAGGCGGTCCGTCGGGCGAGGATGTTGGGGTCGTTGTGACGCAGGCCGAGGATGCAGCGTCGCGTGGCGTGGACGTCGACCTCCAGCTCCTGCGTCGGGATCGGCGTCGGCAGCTTCGACGAGTCACACGACCCGACGACCGACGCGGGCGGATCGAGCGGATCGTGCGGCCCCTGGAAGGACACCCATGTAAAGCTCGGCCGAGGGTCGCTGTCGTTCAGGAAGTCGATGGCTTCGCTGGCGATCCAGTGCTCGCAGTGCTCCTCTTCATCAAAGGCGAACTCGTACCGGCCGGGCTTCAGGTTGAACTGCTTCGCCTCGGGATGCCGTTGTCGAAGCCACATCAGATAACCGTCGCGATCGCCGAGTCGGCCCTCTTCCACCTGGCGGTGCACCTGGAAACCCTTCACGTCGTCCGCCGGTGCGTGGTGGAGCTTCCCGAAGCAACCCGTCCGGTAGCCCAGTGCGTTCATGCGGTCGGCCACGAAGTCGACACCGGGCCGGAATGGGATGTCGTTGCTCCAGACGCCGTGGTCGCTGGGGTAGCGACCGGTCATCATCGTGGCCCTTGCGGGCGCGCAGACGGGCATGGTGATCGCCCTGTCGAAGGTCACGCCCATCGCCGCGAGCCGGTCGATGGCCGGCGTCTGGATCGCCTCACAGCCGTAGGCCGGCAGGAAGTCCTTGCGGAGCTGGTCGCAGAGGATGACCAGAACGTTGCGTCGTTGCGAATCGGGTTTGGCCATGGCGGGTTCGATGGGTACTTTACTTCAACAGCGGCCGAGCTTTCGACCGCTTTCGCCTGTCACCGAGGAGGACGGCAACCGTGCCGAAGCGGCCCAACATCCTGTACATCATGGCCGACGATCACGCGGCCAAAGCCATCAGTGCCTATGGCTCGCGACTGGCGTCGGTCTTCCAAACGCCGAACCTCGATCGCATCGCCAGCGAAGGCGTTCGCCTGGACAACTGCTTCTGCACGAACGCCATCTGCACGCCGAGCCGCGCGACAATCCTGACCGGCCAGCACTCGCACACCAACGGCGTCCGCACGCTCAGCGATCCGCTGCCGACGACCAGCGACACCTTCCCGCAGCACTTCCAACGCGCCGGGTACGAGACCGCGCTATTCGGGAAGTGGCACCTCCACTCGGAGCCGCAGGGGTTCGATCGCTACCGCATCCTCCCCGGGCAAGGGCTCTACAAAAACCCGTTCTTCATCGACAAGGGCGAGTTCGATTGGTCGGGCGACTTCCAGCCGCACGACACGACCAACGGAAAGCAGCGCCAGGGCTACGTCACCGATCTGATCACCGACGACACGATCGACTTCTTGAAGACGCGTGATCAGGACAAGCCGTTCTTGCTCTTCTGCCACCACAAAGCGCCGCACGACGACTTCGAGTACGCCGATCGCCACGAGCACCTCTTTGACGGCGTCGAGATTCCAGAGCCCGACAACCTGTGGGAAGACCATGCTCTTCGGTCAGCCTGCACGAGGCACTACGGGACGAGCGTCAGCGACCGCAATCCGTTCCGGAACGCGATCATCTCCCAGTCGCGCCCCGACTACCCGACCGGCCCACTCGACGTGTCCGGCCTCGATGCCGAGGGGCGCACCAAGGCCGCGTACCAGAAGTACCTCAAGGACTACCTGCGTTGCGTGAAGGCGATCGACGAAGGCGTGGGTCGGATCCTCGACTACCTCGACGAGTCGGGGCTGGCCGACGACACGCTCGTCATCTACACGAGCGACCAGGGCATGTTCCTGGGCGAGCACGATTACATCGACAAGCGATGGATCTACGACGAGGCGCTGCAGATGCCGTGGGTTGCCCGACTGCCCGGCGAAATCCCGGCCGGGTCGACGAGTGACGCGCTCGTGTGCAACGTCGATTTCGCCGACACGCTGCTCGATTACGCCGGGCTCGACGCGATGCCCGGTTCGCAAGGCAAGAGCTTCCGAGCGGTCATGAGCGGCAGCACGTGCGAGCATCACGAAGCGATCTACTACCGCTACTGGATGCACATGACGCATCACCACAATCCCGCCCACTACGGCATTCGAACCAAGACCCAGAAGCTCATCCACTTCTACGGGCTACCGCTCGATGCCAACGGCGCGCTGCCGTACAGCACGCCACCCGGCTGGGAGTACTACGACCTCGCGGCCGATCCGATGGAAGACGCAAACCGGATCGATGACCCCGCCGCAGCGGAGGAAGTCGAGTCACTGCACGAGCAATTGCGTGCGCTCAAAACCGAACTCGGCGACCCCGACGATCGTTACCCAGAAATGCTCGCCCTTCCGACAGCGCGATGAAGGTGCGATGGCCACGATTTCTCCAACTGCTCAGAGGCGTTCGACTCGCCCTTTGACCACCACGACCCATGACGATGCCCAGCCGTAACGGCTTCCTGAAGTGTGCACTGGCGACGCTCGCCGCGATTGCTCTACCGACGTCAACGTTGCATGCGCAAGACGTTGCCGACGATCGCGTCGCGCCCGACGTCGAGTTTCAACCGGGCGTTTCGCTCGAGCTCTTCCAAGGCCCGACGCCTGATGACGAGGGCATCGAGGTGCCGAAAGGGACATGGACCTACCTGCCCGTTCTCCTGGAGGGGCAGACGCCCAACGTGAGCGTCGTGGTCGATCGGATCGCGATCGAGAGCGACGGCATCGAGGGCATGACCCGCTGCTACGTCGCAGAGTTCACCGCCAATCTGCAGATCGACGAACCGGGCAACTACCAGTTTTTGCTCACAAGTGACGACGGCTCCCAGTTCTGGATCAATGACGAAATGATCATCGATCACGGAATGGCACATGGCATGACGTCCAAAGCCGGTGCCATCGACCTCGAAGCCGGACAGCACGCAATCAGGGTGTCGTACTTCCAGGCGTTAGGGGGACAGGGGCTGTCGCTCGAGTGGCAACCACCCTCCGCCACCGAGTTCGGCGTCATTCCCAACGATCGCCTGACGACCGAGGCCGGGCTGACGCGCGTCGTGTCGCCCGGGCCAAAAAGATTCGCCCCGGCCGGCAAGATGCCAAGGCCTGGCGACGGTCGCCCGCTGGTCGACATGCACCCGATGTGGAAAGTCACGTCGCTCGTCACGCCCTTCACGGAGAAGAACTTCCCCGACGTCTTCGAGCCGAAGATGACCGGCATGGCGTACCTCGGCGACAATCGGCTTGTCGCGACGGTGTTCGACCCGCGCAACGCGGTTCCAAAAAGCAACGAGCCCAACGGCAAGCTCTACCTAATCGAGGGCGTCGACGACCCGGCCGACATCTGGACCGATGCGTCCGTCGACCTTTCTGCCGCTCCCATCCTGCGTGGGCCGGACGAGCAGGAGCGGATCGCTCGCGAGGTCGACAAGCAGCTCGAGAAGCGTCGAGCTTCGGAAGCGTTGAAGAATCGAACGGACGTCGAGCCCAACGCCGTCGAGATCAAAGCGACCGTGATCGCCGAAGGCTTCACGAACCCGCTGGGCGTGCTCGCCCACGAAGGCTCGCTCTATGTCGCTGACCGCGACGCGATCACGCGTCTGGCCGACACCGATGGCGACGGCAGCTACGACCTGCGGGAAGTGGTCGCGTCAGGATGGAAAAGCGACAACTACCACCACTTCACGTTCGGCCCGGTCATCCGTGACGGCTACCTTTACGCGACCCTCTCGACAGCCGTTGGTGCCCACGGCCACAAGGTCACCGAGTGGCCGACGTTCGGCATCACGCCGAACGGTCCGCACCGTGGCAGCGTGTTGGAGCTGAACCTGGAGACCGGCGAGATCGACTGGATCGCCGGCGGCTTTCGGACGCCCAACGGGCTGTTTCTGCACGAGGGCGAGCTCTTCGTCGGCGACAACCAGGGCGGCTGGCTTCCGGCCAACGAGTTGAACCACATCCGCCCCGGCCGGTTCTATGGCCACTACAACGGGCGGTACGTCACCAACCTTTATCCGGAGGGCACCTCGCTCTCGGACTTCTCCGACGAGCCGATCACGCCCCCGGCCGTCTATCTGCCGACCAGCCAGATCGCCAACTCGCCGACGGACGGCGTGACGCTGACCGACGGGCCGTTTGCCGGTCACTTGCTCATGAGCGACGTCAAGCTCGGCGGACTGCGTCGCATCGTGCTCGAAGAGGTGAACGGCGAGTTGCAAGGCGTCGCGCTGCGTCACAGCCAAGGCTTTAGCGTCGGCCTCAATCGTCTCGCATGGGGCAAGGACGGCAGCCTCCTCGTCGGTGGCATCGGCGAGCGTCGAAGCTGGTCTTGGAAGCGCACCCAGCAAGGACTCCAGCGCCTCGACCCGACCGGTGAGACGGCCTTCGAGATCCACAGCGTTTCGGCACTGCCCGACGGATTGCGCGTGCGATTCACGGAACCGGTTGATCAAGAGCAGCTGACAGACATCGGCCGATTTGAAGTGCAGCAGTGGCACTACCGCCCCACGGCCGACTACGGCGGACGCGCGTTCGGCATCGAACGCCTGCCCGCGAAGCTCACGCCTGCATCAGACGGCATGAGCGTCGATCTGCAACTCTCCGGAATGAAGCACCACCGCGTGATTCACGTGCGTGCCGATGTCCAGAGCATGTCAGGCGAACCGATCTGGTCG
It encodes the following:
- a CDS encoding sulfatase-like hydrolase/transferase — its product is MAKPDSQRRNVLVILCDQLRKDFLPAYGCEAIQTPAIDRLAAMGVTFDRAITMPVCAPARATMMTGRYPSDHGVWSNDIPFRPGVDFVADRMNALGYRTGCFGKLHHAPADDVKGFQVHRQVEEGRLGDRDGYLMWLRQRHPEAKQFNLKPGRYEFAFDEEEHCEHWIASEAIDFLNDSDPRPSFTWVSFQGPHDPLDPPASVVGSCDSSKLPTPIPTQELEVDVHATRRCILGLRHNDPNILARRTAYAESIVFIDRQIGRILDALETSGRLEHTTILFAADHGDMLGDLDLVEKGPFPYSAQLEVPMILANQNTVESGVRTDTLVNVIDIPGTAIDIGGDERGIGMAESLVDLASGKSERRRSINFSEFCNAFKLVEDQRYRYACYPFTSQRQLFDLESDPFCLENLADQPEQASRVAEMERHVLDFACLTHGVRVEAHDLVMAQQETLERLWPRYAEEMPIMFPLTAAQRDALAAAGLPAEMNRVFETRTPTRRYQPAYWEKTSS
- a CDS encoding sulfatase — encoded protein: MPKRPNILYIMADDHAAKAISAYGSRLASVFQTPNLDRIASEGVRLDNCFCTNAICTPSRATILTGQHSHTNGVRTLSDPLPTTSDTFPQHFQRAGYETALFGKWHLHSEPQGFDRYRILPGQGLYKNPFFIDKGEFDWSGDFQPHDTTNGKQRQGYVTDLITDDTIDFLKTRDQDKPFLLFCHHKAPHDDFEYADRHEHLFDGVEIPEPDNLWEDHALRSACTRHYGTSVSDRNPFRNAIISQSRPDYPTGPLDVSGLDAEGRTKAAYQKYLKDYLRCVKAIDEGVGRILDYLDESGLADDTLVIYTSDQGMFLGEHDYIDKRWIYDEALQMPWVARLPGEIPAGSTSDALVCNVDFADTLLDYAGLDAMPGSQGKSFRAVMSGSTCEHHEAIYYRYWMHMTHHHNPAHYGIRTKTQKLIHFYGLPLDANGALPYSTPPGWEYYDLAADPMEDANRIDDPAAAEEVESLHEQLRALKTELGDPDDRYPEMLALPTAR
- a CDS encoding ThuA domain-containing protein → MPSRNGFLKCALATLAAIALPTSTLHAQDVADDRVAPDVEFQPGVSLELFQGPTPDDEGIEVPKGTWTYLPVLLEGQTPNVSVVVDRIAIESDGIEGMTRCYVAEFTANLQIDEPGNYQFLLTSDDGSQFWINDEMIIDHGMAHGMTSKAGAIDLEAGQHAIRVSYFQALGGQGLSLEWQPPSATEFGVIPNDRLTTEAGLTRVVSPGPKRFAPAGKMPRPGDGRPLVDMHPMWKVTSLVTPFTEKNFPDVFEPKMTGMAYLGDNRLVATVFDPRNAVPKSNEPNGKLYLIEGVDDPADIWTDASVDLSAAPILRGPDEQERIAREVDKQLEKRRASEALKNRTDVEPNAVEIKATVIAEGFTNPLGVLAHEGSLYVADRDAITRLADTDGDGSYDLREVVASGWKSDNYHHFTFGPVIRDGYLYATLSTAVGAHGHKVTEWPTFGITPNGPHRGSVLELNLETGEIDWIAGGFRTPNGLFLHEGELFVGDNQGGWLPANELNHIRPGRFYGHYNGRYVTNLYPEGTSLSDFSDEPITPPAVYLPTSQIANSPTDGVTLTDGPFAGHLLMSDVKLGGLRRIVLEEVNGELQGVALRHSQGFSVGLNRLAWGKDGSLLVGGIGERRSWSWKRTQQGLQRLDPTGETAFEIHSVSALPDGLRVRFTEPVDQEQLTDIGRFEVQQWHYRPTADYGGRAFGIERLPAKLTPASDGMSVDLQLSGMKHHRVIHVRADVQSMSGEPIWSPEAWYTMNQIPGTPHQAPPDFVTRVAVLTETKGFRHGNIDEGVQAIKLLCRENGIDMFRADESELLFKPGVLESFDAVVFFNTTGDILDDDEQQQFEAFIRAGGGFMGIHAATDTEHDWDWYRRLVGGQFAGHPKVQSALLDVLDRSHPSTRHLDATWERSDEWYNFKNMATGLNVLMELDTTSYVGSTMGDDHPIAWFHEFDGGRSWYTGGGHTKAAFKERDFLKHLAGGLRWVTKIED